One region of Limnospira fusiformis SAG 85.79 genomic DNA includes:
- a CDS encoding DUF6765 family protein → MDQDFHYYGTYYAARIGGNYSQKDATVIATASNFIDFLSNEKYAGYWHIVSNTEKSLERDYNVIAKVDYPRYTFQGTLSTGASGSSGLWASFHFPPGNYNDPVGTPTKIDVHGKDVAALLPDYHLREIDPDSSLKSKITPDIGKLLNRPQSALSRAMIKDTIRCLTDSSRLENILIKSAGGKTLLSSANKESILKRFGLLLLGVRAHVIGDTWAHQDWCALDHVINTYWDIDNSWLKNDVWQNIEYQDMGQSWKKVKLSCTSHENLQAAPNVPPCYVGHGWMGHFPDYSFVKYRYKPCWSPKSAWSLERDNPTEYNHAFLELCSLFSQASGSQFRPQDKKSQLVAAQKAISSPIEIDNQNNCPRYHSAEKWKEEMNKVALEKPKIAIDTRKEPDEETVLKGKFDHPIVLEAINRYGSLYIQAASDLHLFQIAADYQFWFVKDWTQKHEIGVGKLFDDTWAKAIGILSPDIVNIWG, encoded by the coding sequence GTGGATCAAGATTTTCATTATTATGGAACTTACTACGCGGCTAGAATCGGCGGCAATTATAGTCAAAAGGATGCAACTGTTATTGCTACAGCCTCTAATTTCATCGATTTTTTGAGCAATGAAAAATATGCCGGATACTGGCATATTGTCAGCAATACCGAAAAATCTTTAGAGCGAGATTATAATGTGATCGCCAAAGTCGATTATCCTCGTTACACATTTCAAGGCACCTTGAGTACCGGAGCCAGTGGAAGTAGTGGGTTATGGGCATCATTTCACTTTCCTCCTGGAAACTATAATGACCCTGTTGGTACACCAACTAAGATCGATGTCCATGGAAAAGATGTTGCTGCCTTATTACCTGACTATCACCTACGGGAAATAGATCCTGATTCGAGCCTTAAGAGCAAAATTACTCCGGACATTGGTAAGTTGCTCAATCGGCCACAAAGTGCTTTGTCTAGAGCGATGATCAAAGACACAATTCGCTGTCTCACTGATTCAAGCCGTTTGGAAAACATTCTGATCAAATCTGCTGGTGGTAAGACCTTATTAAGTTCTGCAAATAAGGAGTCTATTCTCAAACGCTTTGGATTGCTTTTGTTGGGGGTTAGGGCTCATGTTATTGGAGATACTTGGGCCCACCAAGATTGGTGCGCCCTTGATCATGTAATCAATACTTACTGGGATATTGACAATTCCTGGCTCAAAAATGATGTTTGGCAAAATATTGAGTATCAAGATATGGGTCAGAGTTGGAAAAAAGTCAAGCTGTCTTGTACATCTCATGAAAATTTGCAAGCTGCTCCCAATGTACCTCCCTGCTATGTAGGACATGGATGGATGGGACATTTTCCCGATTACAGCTTCGTTAAATATCGCTATAAACCCTGCTGGAGTCCCAAAAGTGCATGGTCATTAGAGCGTGATAATCCTACGGAATACAACCATGCTTTTCTTGAGTTATGTAGCTTATTTTCTCAGGCAAGTGGCAGTCAGTTTCGCCCCCAAGATAAAAAGAGTCAACTAGTCGCAGCACAAAAGGCGATTTCCTCACCAATTGAAATTGACAATCAAAACAATTGTCCCCGATACCACTCGGCTGAGAAATGGAAAGAGGAAATGAACAAGGTAGCTCTTGAAAAACCCAAAATTGCCATTGATACCCGCAAAGAACCTGACGAAGAAACGGTGCTTAAAGGTAAATTTGACCATCCAATTGTTCTGGAAGCGATAAATCGCTACGGTTCCTTATACATTCAAGCTGCCAGCGATCTCCATCTGTTTCAAATTGCGGCTGACTACCAATTTTGGTTTGTCAAAGATTGGACTCAAAAACATGAGATAGGAGTTGGTAAATTGTTTGATGATACCTGGGCGAAAGCAATTGGTATTCTCTCACCTGATATCGTGAATATTTGGGGTTAA